In a single window of the Streptacidiphilus sp. P02-A3a genome:
- a CDS encoding polysaccharide lyase family 7 protein translates to MRTRSTFLAAATAAGIACTISLSGGSASAASPTVAPGGNFNLSVWELQEPVGSPGSPTTIPSSELQGANGYQDSYFYTDTRDGAMTFWAPEKGVTTPDSDYARSELRQMNPDGTPADWSLSGTHTLNATLRVVSVTSNVCVGQIHLGTGGSSTKPLIELYYHSDGDIVAGVENSPSGGQTTHNVGQVPIGKTWSYTLGVSGGQIDLTVNGSTTHYAVPSSFNAYKQYFKAGSYNQSSSDSTTKGARVAFYGLTISS, encoded by the coding sequence ATGAGAACCCGCTCCACGTTCCTCGCCGCCGCCACGGCCGCGGGCATTGCCTGCACGATCAGCCTCTCCGGCGGCAGCGCCAGCGCCGCCTCCCCCACGGTGGCCCCCGGAGGCAACTTCAACCTGTCGGTGTGGGAGTTGCAGGAGCCCGTCGGCTCCCCCGGCTCGCCGACCACCATCCCCTCCTCCGAGCTCCAGGGAGCGAACGGGTACCAGGACTCGTACTTCTACACCGACACCCGCGACGGGGCGATGACCTTCTGGGCTCCGGAAAAGGGCGTGACCACGCCCGACTCCGACTACGCCCGCTCCGAGTTGCGGCAGATGAACCCCGACGGCACCCCCGCCGACTGGTCGCTCAGCGGCACCCACACGCTGAACGCGACGCTGCGCGTGGTCTCCGTGACGTCCAACGTCTGCGTGGGCCAGATCCACCTCGGCACCGGCGGCTCGTCCACCAAGCCGCTGATCGAGCTGTACTACCACTCCGACGGTGACATCGTCGCCGGTGTGGAGAACTCCCCCTCCGGCGGCCAGACCACGCACAACGTGGGACAGGTGCCGATCGGCAAGACCTGGAGCTACACGCTCGGCGTCTCCGGCGGCCAGATCGATCTGACGGTCAACGGCAGCACCACCCACTACGCCGTTCCGTCCTCGTTCAACGCCTACAAGCAGTACTTCAAGGCCGGTTCCTACAACCAGTCGTCCTCGGACAGCACCACCAAGGGCGCGCGCGTCGCCTTCTACGGCCTGACCATCTCCAGCTGA
- a CDS encoding ricin-type beta-trefoil lectin domain protein: MSWLRTKRTMTAAALPLAAAGMALTGTGSAQAATTALPAHYAAPYLYIDSGNAGDLAADLGSTGLKDYTLAFLVPQSGCTPEWGDSGASVGAYNSQISTLKAAGGTVIPSFGGAPDGSTPNEIAQTCTSVSSLTAAYLNVVNTLGVNRLDFDIEGSVLDDSSANTRRNQALAALQAEDPSVQVDYTLAVDPTGLPSEELGVLQNAKSEGVKVSVVNLMTMDFGDGQNALADAESASTDTASQLASLYGVSASAGYALEGLTPIAGKNDDNENFTQANASTLESFAASKGVQELSFWELDEYDKATGYAYSRIFNQITSGSTGGGGGSSASGPITGYEGLCVDDRSASTADFNPVQVYTCNGTTAQDWTVASGNTLQVLGKCLDIDAAGTANGTAVDLYDCNGTGAQVWEPQSDGALLNPASGKCLDDTGFGAAGTQLQIWSCTGSANQVWKLPS; this comes from the coding sequence ATGTCCTGGCTCCGTACGAAAAGAACGATGACGGCCGCGGCGCTGCCGCTGGCCGCGGCCGGTATGGCGCTCACCGGCACGGGCAGTGCCCAGGCCGCGACCACGGCGCTCCCCGCCCACTACGCCGCGCCGTACCTGTACATCGACTCCGGCAACGCCGGTGACCTGGCTGCCGACCTGGGCTCCACCGGGCTCAAGGACTACACCCTCGCCTTCCTGGTGCCGCAGTCCGGTTGCACCCCCGAGTGGGGCGACAGCGGCGCCTCAGTGGGCGCCTACAACTCGCAGATCAGCACCCTGAAGGCAGCGGGCGGCACCGTCATCCCCTCCTTCGGCGGCGCACCCGACGGCTCCACTCCCAACGAGATCGCCCAGACCTGCACCTCGGTCTCCTCGCTCACCGCGGCCTACCTGAACGTGGTCAACACCCTCGGCGTCAACCGGCTGGACTTCGACATCGAAGGCAGCGTGTTGGACGACTCATCGGCCAACACCCGCCGCAACCAGGCCCTGGCCGCCCTCCAGGCAGAGGACCCCTCGGTCCAGGTCGACTACACCCTCGCGGTCGACCCGACCGGCCTGCCCTCCGAGGAACTCGGGGTACTGCAGAACGCCAAGAGCGAGGGCGTGAAGGTCAGCGTCGTCAACCTGATGACCATGGACTTCGGTGACGGCCAGAACGCCCTGGCGGACGCCGAGTCCGCCTCGACCGACACCGCCTCGCAGTTGGCGAGCCTGTACGGGGTCTCCGCCTCCGCCGGCTACGCCCTGGAGGGGCTGACGCCGATCGCCGGGAAGAACGACGACAACGAGAACTTCACCCAGGCCAACGCCTCCACCCTGGAGAGCTTCGCCGCGTCGAAGGGCGTTCAGGAGCTGTCGTTCTGGGAGCTCGACGAGTACGACAAGGCCACCGGCTACGCCTACTCGCGGATCTTCAACCAGATCACCAGCGGCAGCACCGGCGGCGGGGGCGGCTCCAGCGCCTCCGGTCCGATCACCGGCTACGAGGGCCTGTGCGTGGACGACCGCTCCGCCTCGACCGCCGACTTCAACCCGGTCCAGGTGTACACCTGCAACGGCACCACCGCCCAGGACTGGACCGTCGCCTCCGGCAACACCCTCCAGGTCCTCGGCAAGTGCCTGGACATCGACGCCGCCGGTACCGCCAACGGCACCGCCGTCGACCTGTACGACTGCAACGGCACCGGCGCGCAGGTCTGGGAACCGCAGTCGGACGGCGCGCTGCTCAACCCCGCCTCCGGCAAGTGCCTGGACGACACCGGCTTCGGTGCGGCCGGTACCCAGTTGCAGATCTGGTCCTGCACCGGATCCGCCAACCAGGTCTGGAAGCTGCCGAGCTGA
- a CDS encoding trans-aconitate 2-methyltransferase, whose amino-acid sequence MSTRALSFGANAEAYERFRPGYPEELFELVLGYAGRPVRTALEIGAGTGKATRLFAAHGVAVTATEPDAAMLAELRGAVPAKVTTVRAAFEDLRPGETYGLVFAAAALHWTRPEGRWSRVAGFLEPEGVFASVGGPLGPADPAVEEAVRTARAPFLDSDGVPSPDGTAPDAAMRWPGTELRRSRLFVDVRQSVIERRLTLSAADYLGHLSTVSAYLQLPRPRRQQAYDAIARVLPGTVEVNADLTVHLARRARPPVAPGAGPDVVRWTGQGV is encoded by the coding sequence ATGTCCACACGTGCACTGAGCTTCGGCGCGAACGCGGAGGCCTACGAACGGTTCCGGCCAGGATATCCCGAGGAGCTCTTCGAGCTGGTGCTCGGGTACGCGGGCCGACCGGTTCGCACTGCGCTGGAGATCGGCGCGGGGACAGGCAAGGCCACCCGCCTGTTCGCCGCGCACGGGGTCGCGGTCACGGCCACCGAGCCCGACGCCGCCATGCTCGCCGAGCTGCGCGGGGCGGTGCCCGCGAAGGTGACCACCGTCCGGGCCGCGTTCGAGGACCTGCGGCCGGGCGAGACCTACGGGTTGGTCTTTGCGGCGGCGGCACTGCACTGGACCCGCCCGGAGGGGCGGTGGTCCCGGGTGGCCGGGTTCCTGGAGCCGGAGGGGGTGTTCGCCTCGGTCGGCGGCCCGCTCGGACCGGCTGATCCAGCTGTCGAGGAGGCCGTGCGTACGGCCCGGGCGCCGTTCCTGGACAGCGACGGGGTTCCGTCCCCCGACGGGACCGCTCCGGATGCGGCGATGCGGTGGCCGGGCACGGAGCTGCGACGGTCCCGGCTGTTCGTCGACGTTCGGCAGTCCGTCATCGAGCGGCGGCTGACCCTGAGCGCCGCCGACTACCTGGGCCACCTGTCGACCGTCTCGGCCTACCTCCAACTGCCGCGACCGAGGCGGCAGCAGGCGTACGACGCGATCGCCCGGGTACTGCCAGGGACCGTTGAGGTCAACGCCGACCTCACCGTCCATCTCGCGCGTCGGGCCCGGCCCCCGGTGGCTCCGGGGGCCGGGCCCGACGTGGTGCGGTGGACCGGTCAGGGCGTGTAG
- a CDS encoding medium chain dehydrogenase/reductase family protein, whose amino-acid sequence MPNLPATYVTTALRGGVVSLGASPFPQDALGDDTVVIKTDHLGICRADTKEILGSRDVMEDRGPLFGHELVGAVAFAGTATGFQEGDLVTLNPNITPTRTTGFAEYVFVHGTKEQLDQAVVRVPEPRLRDGVWMPEPFACIVHALGKLLELTRLPSLRGKRVGIIGAGCAGLMFAMYARHLGAVVAVFNRGEMRSAFARRQGILAEGESHSLADARTPAQQGRFDIVIVAPTIATTELLETAAGLAADGAVLFVYGGTRNGDSFPVGQVNIDALRRQERIESVRYRGKRIRVSGAYGCLRQDYEEGFRLHAEHPHAFPLEKLTSRRISLDEFPGRVMEIAAGAADFPGKVLITISPARTPDR is encoded by the coding sequence ATGCCGAACCTTCCGGCCACCTACGTCACGACCGCGCTGCGGGGCGGCGTCGTCAGCCTCGGCGCGTCCCCCTTCCCGCAGGACGCGCTCGGCGACGACACCGTCGTGATCAAGACCGACCACCTGGGAATCTGTCGCGCCGACACCAAGGAGATCCTCGGCTCACGCGACGTCATGGAAGACCGTGGCCCGCTGTTCGGCCATGAACTCGTCGGCGCCGTCGCCTTCGCCGGGACCGCCACCGGGTTCCAGGAGGGCGACCTGGTCACCCTCAACCCCAACATCACCCCGACCCGCACCACCGGCTTCGCCGAGTACGTCTTCGTCCACGGCACGAAGGAGCAACTGGACCAGGCCGTGGTGCGGGTACCGGAGCCGCGCCTGCGGGACGGCGTCTGGATGCCCGAGCCGTTCGCCTGCATCGTGCACGCGCTCGGGAAGCTGCTCGAACTCACGCGGCTGCCCTCGCTGCGGGGCAAACGGGTGGGCATCATCGGCGCGGGCTGCGCGGGGCTGATGTTCGCCATGTACGCCAGGCACCTCGGCGCCGTGGTCGCGGTGTTCAACCGCGGTGAGATGCGCAGCGCCTTCGCCCGGCGACAGGGGATCCTCGCCGAGGGTGAGAGCCACTCCCTGGCGGACGCCCGGACACCGGCGCAGCAGGGCAGGTTCGACATCGTGATCGTGGCGCCCACCATCGCCACGACGGAGCTCCTCGAAACCGCGGCGGGCCTGGCGGCGGACGGCGCGGTCCTGTTCGTCTACGGCGGGACCCGCAACGGCGACAGCTTCCCGGTCGGCCAGGTGAACATCGACGCCCTGCGCCGACAGGAGCGCATCGAGTCGGTGCGGTACCGGGGAAAGCGGATCCGCGTATCGGGTGCCTACGGGTGCCTCAGGCAGGACTACGAGGAGGGCTTCCGGCTGCACGCGGAGCACCCGCACGCCTTTCCGCTCGAAAAGCTCACGTCACGACGGATCAGCCTGGACGAGTTCCCGGGCCGGGTCATGGAGATCGCCGCCGGAGCGGCGGACTTCCCCGGCAAGGTCCTGATCACGATCAGTCCCGCCCGGACACCCGACCGGTGA
- a CDS encoding sugar phosphate isomerase/epimerase → MTRPPLVALAGWRLPGDHFGAVELARAIGVEGLQLDLGGPGRGPWLDAAGTVDRIRDDGARHGVALLAVAGNTLNDIGLHAPRGSRDAARVRHVLIRVLDAAVALGAPLAFVPSFRRSAINDPRELRRTAVVLAWAAREAQARGLLLASENALDPERARTLAAEVAVPAFRLLLDTYNPRAAGVDVLALIEATHEWIAPQIHLKDGTGGVVARDLLGEGDGRVREAVRALATRAGTPEALVLENDYRDGDLRRPALDVERARALTFS, encoded by the coding sequence GTGACGCGCCCACCCCTCGTCGCGCTGGCCGGGTGGCGGCTCCCGGGGGACCACTTCGGCGCGGTCGAGCTGGCCCGCGCGATCGGCGTCGAGGGACTGCAACTCGACCTCGGCGGCCCCGGCCGGGGACCGTGGCTCGACGCGGCCGGAACCGTGGACCGGATCCGGGACGACGGCGCCCGGCACGGGGTGGCGCTGCTCGCGGTGGCGGGCAACACCCTCAACGACATCGGACTCCACGCACCGCGGGGCAGCCGGGACGCGGCGCGCGTCCGCCATGTCCTGATCCGGGTGCTCGACGCGGCCGTTGCCCTCGGCGCGCCGCTGGCGTTCGTCCCCAGCTTCCGCCGCAGCGCCATCAACGACCCGCGGGAGCTGCGGCGGACGGCGGTCGTGCTGGCCTGGGCGGCGCGCGAGGCACAGGCCCGCGGACTGCTGCTGGCCAGCGAGAACGCCCTGGACCCGGAGCGGGCGCGAACCCTGGCCGCGGAGGTGGCGGTACCCGCCTTCCGGCTGCTGCTGGACACCTACAACCCACGGGCGGCCGGCGTCGACGTGCTGGCCCTGATCGAGGCGACGCACGAGTGGATCGCACCCCAGATCCACCTCAAGGACGGCACCGGCGGGGTCGTCGCCCGGGACCTCCTCGGCGAGGGGGACGGCCGGGTGCGGGAGGCGGTCCGCGCGCTGGCGACCCGTGCGGGCACACCCGAGGCACTCGTGCTGGAGAACGACTACCGCGACGGCGACCTGCGACGTCCGGCTCTCGACGTCGAACGCGCAAGGGCACTGACCTTCAGTTGA
- a CDS encoding SDR family NAD(P)-dependent oxidoreductase → MTAHARNRRRALVVGGSTGIGRGVADAWAEAGIDVTVLSRSAPTGSGADRLRWTPTDLTEADQVTENLARAAAEPLHAVCYSAVHYGDRRTLLRDSTEAEWRRQIEVNLHGLWLTLSRTIPALRRPHAPGLFLGVSSEVVYNAGPGRSGYAASKAAAAALLDSVAQEEDTDAPGSEALRVVQALPAGMVDTPGIRRRRPEGFDYRGYMTPGSFAPLARELAATAGAGLHGAHLVVDGAGGWFPVGERMPVSQSRRISSGPGT, encoded by the coding sequence GTGACCGCGCATGCTCGGAACCGCCGCCGCGCGCTGGTGGTCGGCGGATCGACGGGGATCGGCCGTGGCGTCGCGGACGCCTGGGCCGAGGCGGGGATCGACGTCACCGTACTCAGCCGGTCGGCTCCCACCGGCAGTGGCGCCGACCGGCTGCGCTGGACGCCCACGGACCTCACGGAGGCCGACCAGGTCACCGAGAACCTGGCCCGCGCCGCCGCCGAACCCCTGCACGCCGTCTGCTACTCGGCGGTCCACTACGGTGACCGGCGGACCCTGTTGCGTGACAGCACCGAGGCGGAGTGGCGTCGCCAGATCGAGGTCAATCTGCACGGCCTGTGGCTGACCCTCTCCCGGACCATCCCGGCCCTGCGCCGCCCGCACGCACCGGGCCTGTTCCTCGGCGTCTCCTCCGAGGTCGTCTACAACGCGGGACCCGGGCGATCCGGATACGCCGCGTCCAAGGCCGCCGCCGCCGCCCTGCTCGACTCGGTCGCGCAGGAGGAGGACACCGACGCGCCCGGCAGCGAGGCCCTGCGGGTGGTCCAGGCCCTCCCGGCCGGGATGGTCGACACCCCCGGGATCCGGCGCAGGCGCCCGGAGGGATTCGACTACCGCGGCTACATGACACCGGGGAGCTTCGCCCCGCTCGCCCGGGAACTGGCGGCGACCGCCGGGGCCGGACTGCACGGTGCCCATCTGGTGGTCGACGGCGCGGGCGGCTGGTTCCCCGTGGGCGAGCGGATGCCGGTGTCCCAGAGCCGCAGGATCTCCTCGGGGCCGGGCACGTGA
- a CDS encoding alcohol dehydrogenase catalytic domain-containing protein, translated as MSTAGNTAGNTAEHWALVREAGRVRLRRRSTRAPARGELLVATQVAGLCGTDIQMLRGLRGDPAPVIGHEGIARVVAAGAGVPDDLRPGTPVLVNPTHRSDPSFLLGHNVDGLLQERTLVPATAVRGGLVVPLERSPDAVLGTLIEPLAAVRYAFALLATARPRTLLVYGDGTIGQLAVRAAGRWLGSAGRVLLVHHTPAGLAWSAQQAVPGVELLLGAEPGELPALPAPDTGPVAALLATPRDATLGSLESALRLDVGGAPAVDLVVDLFGGLPPGAASALLPGVDLTAVRAANCAGFPVPAAVARVRTADGRTVRLTGHRGVGNGHLVEAAAELCRDPAAYRDLVTHLVEPPEAAQIMNGLSAGGGRTVAGSRLVKLAVRFSPLPPSSQEAQ; from the coding sequence GTGAGCACCGCCGGGAACACCGCCGGGAACACCGCGGAACACTGGGCGCTGGTACGGGAGGCGGGGCGGGTACGGCTCCGTCGACGCTCCACCCGGGCACCCGCCCGGGGGGAGCTGCTGGTGGCTACCCAGGTGGCGGGGTTGTGCGGGACGGACATCCAGATGCTGCGCGGGCTGCGCGGCGACCCGGCACCGGTCATCGGCCACGAGGGCATCGCCCGGGTGGTCGCCGCCGGGGCGGGCGTCCCCGACGACCTGCGCCCGGGCACACCGGTCCTGGTGAACCCGACCCACCGGTCGGACCCGTCCTTCCTGCTGGGGCACAACGTCGACGGCCTGCTCCAGGAGCGCACCCTGGTCCCCGCGACCGCGGTGCGGGGCGGCCTGGTGGTACCACTGGAACGATCGCCCGACGCGGTGCTCGGCACCCTGATCGAACCGCTGGCCGCCGTCCGGTACGCCTTCGCCCTGCTGGCCACGGCCCGCCCGCGCACCCTGCTGGTGTACGGCGACGGCACGATCGGGCAGCTCGCGGTGCGCGCCGCCGGCCGCTGGCTGGGGAGCGCCGGCCGGGTCCTGCTCGTGCACCACACTCCTGCCGGGCTGGCCTGGAGCGCCCAACAGGCCGTTCCCGGGGTCGAGTTGCTGCTCGGTGCGGAGCCGGGGGAGCTGCCCGCGCTGCCCGCGCCCGATACCGGTCCGGTCGCGGCACTGCTCGCGACACCGCGCGACGCCACGCTGGGCAGCCTCGAATCCGCCCTGCGCCTCGACGTCGGCGGCGCCCCCGCCGTCGACCTGGTCGTCGACCTGTTCGGCGGTCTGCCGCCGGGCGCCGCGAGCGCGCTGCTGCCCGGAGTCGACCTGACCGCGGTCCGGGCCGCCAACTGCGCCGGGTTCCCGGTACCGGCCGCGGTCGCCCGCGTGCGCACCGCCGACGGTCGAACCGTGCGGCTGACCGGTCACCGGGGCGTGGGCAACGGCCATCTCGTTGAGGCGGCAGCCGAGTTGTGCCGGGACCCGGCCGCCTACCGCGACCTGGTGACCCATCTCGTGGAGCCGCCGGAAGCCGCCCAGATCATGAACGGGCTGTCGGCGGGCGGGGGCCGGACCGTCGCCGGGAGCCGGCTCGTCAAACTCGCGGTGCGGTTCTCCCCGCTGCCGCCGTCGTCCCAGGAGGCCCAGTGA
- a CDS encoding ROK family protein produces MSTAITVFDVGGTHIRQAQWVREGELHARTSRPSPTFRRFPGASVAELQEMMVRELCDPVPRSPDAVVGISFGAALDHRSGIVYASAPLWGDHSEPYDLRAALTARRADVQWHIVNDVTAALLHAAASADRSGHRKVLLATISSGIACRVIDQRQRRIPVDGCGLQGEIGHLPATAGLAGQPVVLDCDCGRTGHLAAYASGPGIARMADALALREPARWAASRLGRLTAGGAGFEAALRGALDDRDQLAVELLDAVTAPVVAVLRTALCLDPELDEVVLTGGVVHGLGHHYRHALMRDLARQGLYLTSERTPDWLDRRITVTAPGEADSLAGAGIAARTGVPL; encoded by the coding sequence ATGAGCACGGCCATCACCGTGTTCGACGTCGGTGGAACGCACATCCGCCAGGCGCAGTGGGTGCGCGAGGGCGAGCTGCACGCCCGTACCTCGCGCCCCTCGCCGACCTTCCGGCGCTTCCCCGGGGCCAGCGTCGCCGAGCTCCAGGAGATGATGGTCCGGGAGCTGTGCGACCCGGTGCCCCGGTCACCGGACGCCGTCGTCGGCATCTCCTTCGGCGCCGCGCTCGACCACCGCTCCGGCATCGTCTACGCCTCGGCACCGCTGTGGGGCGACCACAGCGAGCCGTACGACCTGCGGGCGGCACTGACGGCCCGGCGCGCCGACGTCCAGTGGCACATCGTCAACGACGTCACGGCCGCCCTCCTGCACGCCGCCGCGTCCGCCGACCGCAGCGGGCACCGCAAGGTGCTGCTGGCCACCATCAGCTCGGGCATCGCCTGCCGGGTCATCGACCAGCGTCAGCGCCGGATCCCGGTGGACGGCTGCGGCTTGCAGGGCGAGATCGGCCACCTGCCGGCCACCGCCGGGCTGGCCGGGCAGCCGGTCGTCCTGGACTGCGACTGCGGGCGGACCGGACACCTGGCGGCGTACGCCTCCGGCCCCGGCATCGCCCGGATGGCGGACGCCCTCGCCCTGCGGGAACCGGCACGCTGGGCGGCGTCCCGACTCGGGCGGCTGACGGCCGGGGGCGCGGGCTTCGAGGCGGCGCTGCGCGGCGCGCTGGACGACCGGGACCAGCTGGCGGTCGAACTGCTCGACGCGGTGACCGCTCCCGTCGTCGCCGTCCTGCGCACCGCGCTGTGCCTCGACCCCGAGCTGGACGAGGTCGTGCTGACCGGCGGCGTCGTCCACGGCCTCGGCCACCACTACCGGCACGCCCTGATGCGGGACCTCGCCCGGCAGGGGCTGTACCTGACCAGCGAACGCACCCCCGACTGGCTGGACCGGCGGATCACCGTCACCGCCCCCGGCGAGGCCGACAGCCTGGCCGGGGCCGGGATCGCGGCCCGCACCGGAGTACCGCTGTGA
- a CDS encoding sedoheptulose 7-phosphate cyclase, whose product MSGTAMHRPAGLNPVADLPKPPGLHWNVRAEQPVAYSVSMVRGLLDPGNPALAHACRGGQGRPVRCLLAIDSVVDSLYHDRFSAYFDRWQIDVTWLVVQGDEDAKSLEQSVHVTEAMSRMGILRRAEKVVAVGGGVVLDIVGFAVSMYRRGVPYVRVPTTLIGQIDAGIGVKTGINHGRHKNRLGAYFAPELTLIDPAFLRTIEPRHVANGIAEIIKMALVKDAVLFDLLEATVGSITPDILASCGSAVSEVLSRAISGMLDELEPNLWEQVLERSVDYGHTFSPSLELRADPPLLHGEAVAVDMAICLALAHLRGHLSKSDTDRALRLLQGFQLPVSHPVFTQELLEEALGDAVRHRDGLQRVPLVRGIGSVVFVNDLTSEELGRSLEFVGSWTATANSELVGAAV is encoded by the coding sequence ATGTCTGGTACCGCAATGCACCGCCCCGCAGGCCTGAACCCCGTAGCCGATCTGCCCAAGCCCCCCGGGCTGCACTGGAACGTCCGGGCGGAACAGCCCGTCGCCTACAGCGTCAGCATGGTCCGCGGGCTGCTGGATCCCGGCAACCCCGCGCTCGCCCACGCCTGCCGCGGCGGCCAGGGACGTCCCGTCCGCTGCCTGCTGGCGATCGACTCCGTTGTCGACAGCCTCTACCACGACCGGTTCTCGGCGTACTTCGACCGCTGGCAGATCGACGTGACCTGGCTGGTCGTCCAGGGGGACGAGGACGCGAAGTCCCTGGAGCAGTCCGTCCACGTCACCGAGGCCATGTCCCGGATGGGGATCCTGCGCCGCGCCGAGAAGGTGGTCGCCGTCGGCGGCGGCGTGGTCCTGGACATCGTCGGCTTCGCGGTGAGCATGTACCGCCGCGGCGTGCCCTACGTGCGCGTCCCCACCACGCTGATCGGCCAGATCGACGCCGGGATCGGCGTGAAGACCGGGATCAACCACGGCCGTCACAAGAACCGCCTCGGAGCCTACTTCGCGCCCGAACTCACGCTGATCGACCCGGCGTTCCTCCGCACCATCGAACCGCGCCACGTGGCCAACGGCATCGCCGAGATCATCAAGATGGCGCTGGTCAAGGACGCCGTCCTGTTCGACCTCCTGGAGGCGACGGTCGGCTCCATCACCCCCGACATCCTGGCCAGTTGCGGCTCGGCGGTGAGCGAGGTCCTGTCCCGGGCGATCTCCGGCATGCTGGACGAGCTGGAGCCCAACCTCTGGGAGCAGGTGCTGGAGCGGTCCGTCGACTACGGCCACACCTTCAGCCCGTCGCTGGAGCTGCGCGCCGACCCGCCGCTGCTGCACGGCGAGGCCGTAGCCGTCGACATGGCGATCTGCCTGGCCCTCGCCCACCTGCGCGGCCACCTCTCGAAGAGCGACACCGACCGGGCGTTGCGCCTGCTCCAGGGCTTCCAACTCCCGGTCTCGCACCCCGTCTTCACCCAGGAGCTGCTGGAGGAGGCGCTCGGCGACGCGGTCAGGCACCGGGACGGGCTCCAGCGCGTCCCCCTGGTCCGGGGCATCGGCTCGGTCGTCTTCGTCAACGACCTGACGTCGGAGGAACTCGGCCGGTCGCTGGAGTTCGTCGGCAGCTGGACGGCCACCGCGAACAGCGAACTCGTCGGCGCCGCCGTATGA
- a CDS encoding MarR family transcriptional regulator, whose product METWGPGNERDEIAVWRQLSRLMEQVNATAGRRLARGHGVSVNELLLLLSLTEQRDGTLRMSDLIKALGASQPAVSRMVARLEDAEWVIRRSLQDDRRGVDVQVTEAGRRLADAAERSLRKALTEALDAAALNDSTASLVARLRYEPAMPLD is encoded by the coding sequence ATGGAGACTTGGGGACCGGGAAACGAGCGGGACGAGATCGCCGTCTGGCGTCAGCTCTCGCGCCTGATGGAGCAGGTCAACGCGACCGCGGGTAGGCGGCTGGCCCGCGGCCACGGGGTCTCCGTGAACGAGCTGCTGCTCCTGCTCTCGCTGACCGAGCAGCGGGACGGCACGCTGCGGATGTCCGACCTCATCAAGGCCCTGGGTGCCAGTCAGCCCGCCGTCAGCCGCATGGTCGCCCGCCTTGAGGACGCCGAGTGGGTCATCCGCCGCAGCCTCCAGGACGACAGGCGCGGGGTGGACGTACAGGTCACCGAGGCCGGTCGGCGGCTGGCCGACGCGGCGGAGCGGAGCCTGCGCAAGGCGTTGACCGAGGCCCTGGACGCGGCGGCGCTGAACGACTCCACCGCCTCGCTCGTCGCCCGGCTGCGCTACGAGCCCGCGATGCCGCTGGACTGA